A single region of the Deferribacter autotrophicus genome encodes:
- the istA gene encoding IS21 family transposase gives MKRLAMAMVKDVLRLRFQNKLSYRAISRSLGVPKSTVLDYCTRFQITGLSIEEGLKLLDNELEDKLFPERKAKSRNNRPLPDFAYIAEEIRKKGVTWLLLWQEYKERHPEGYNYTQFKKYCQDYIQRLSPTMRQIYYAGETMFVDYSGLTMNMVDVSTGEEKAVQIFVAVLGASGAVFVHATPNQKQSSFILSHTLAFEYFGGVPRQIIPDNLKSAVIKNTRETLELNSSYLDMARYYNTVIIPARPNHPKDKAKVEQAVQGIQRWILAKLRNRVFYGVEEINAVIKPLMEQYNEKKIRGIGKSRFELLEELERQELLPLPKKRYQYREHLLRTVHLDYHVEVAGNYYSVPYQYIKSKVDVWYSNTTVEIFFKGKLIAVHPRLFIKGQASTLDEHMPPNHVLSKERWSPKRIFFWASKIGLNTTKLMKMIMESRNHPVNAYRTCIAILKLSDEYSAKELELSCQKAISIGAFTVKSVKTILKTKSYQQRPKKDITPLNKHENIRGKQYYKEEKEEK, from the coding sequence ATGAAGAGGTTAGCTATGGCTATGGTAAAAGATGTTTTACGTTTAAGATTTCAAAATAAGTTATCGTATCGGGCAATTAGCCGTTCTTTAGGAGTTCCCAAATCAACGGTATTAGATTACTGTACACGTTTTCAAATAACGGGATTATCGATAGAAGAAGGGCTAAAGCTTTTGGATAATGAGCTTGAAGATAAGCTATTCCCAGAGCGTAAAGCAAAGTCAAGAAACAACCGTCCATTACCTGATTTTGCATACATAGCTGAAGAGATACGCAAAAAAGGTGTCACATGGTTACTATTATGGCAGGAATACAAAGAAAGACATCCGGAAGGTTACAACTATACTCAGTTTAAGAAATATTGCCAAGATTATATTCAAAGACTATCCCCTACAATGCGTCAGATATATTATGCTGGGGAGACGATGTTTGTTGATTATTCAGGATTAACGATGAATATGGTTGATGTAAGTACAGGAGAGGAGAAAGCAGTTCAAATATTTGTAGCAGTACTTGGAGCCTCGGGTGCGGTATTTGTTCATGCGACTCCTAATCAAAAGCAGTCTTCGTTTATATTGTCTCATACGTTGGCTTTTGAATATTTTGGAGGAGTTCCGAGACAAATAATTCCTGATAATTTAAAATCAGCAGTAATAAAGAATACTCGAGAAACCCTTGAATTGAATTCCAGCTATTTAGATATGGCAAGATATTACAATACAGTAATAATTCCAGCTAGACCTAACCATCCAAAGGATAAAGCGAAAGTGGAGCAGGCAGTTCAGGGGATACAGCGCTGGATATTAGCCAAATTGAGGAATAGGGTGTTTTACGGAGTAGAAGAGATAAATGCTGTTATAAAGCCTCTTATGGAGCAATACAATGAAAAAAAGATAAGGGGTATAGGTAAGAGTAGGTTTGAGCTGTTAGAGGAGTTAGAGCGTCAAGAATTGCTACCATTACCTAAGAAGCGTTACCAATATAGAGAGCACTTATTACGAACGGTTCATTTAGATTATCATGTGGAAGTTGCAGGTAATTATTATTCTGTTCCTTATCAATATATAAAATCAAAGGTTGATGTATGGTATTCCAACACTACCGTAGAAATATTTTTCAAAGGTAAATTAATAGCAGTTCATCCCAGGTTATTTATTAAAGGTCAAGCTTCTACTTTGGATGAACATATGCCACCTAACCACGTATTGAGTAAAGAAAGATGGAGTCCAAAAAGAATATTTTTTTGGGCATCTAAAATAGGCTTAAATACGACTAAGTTGATGAAAATGATAATGGAATCAAGGAATCACCCTGTAAATGCTTATAGAACCTGTATTGCGATATTAAAATTATCCGATGAATACTCTGCAAAGGAATTGGAATTAAGCTGTCAAAAAGCGATTTCAATAGGAGCGTTTACAGTAAAAAGCGTAAAAACTATCTTGAAGACCAAATCTTATCAGCAAAGACCGAAAAAAGATATCACCCCTTTAAATAAGCATGAGAATATAAGGGGTAAACAATACTACAAGGAAGAGAAGGAGGAAAAGTAA